The following are from one region of the Zonotrichia leucophrys gambelii isolate GWCS_2022_RI chromosome 1A, RI_Zleu_2.0, whole genome shotgun sequence genome:
- the GTPBP1 gene encoding GTP-binding protein 1 isoform X2, whose amino-acid sequence MAAAERSRSPVPGGSPVPACMFAPEPGSPGGRPRVAAAACPLRAAFDGEDGEALNGEPEIDLTSKLVMVSPTSEQYDSLLQQMSERIDEGCGETIYVIGQGSDGTEYGLSEADMEASYATLKSMAEQIEADVILLREHQEAGGKVRDYLVRKRVGDNDFLEVRVAVVGNVDAGKSTLLGVLTHGELDNGRGFARQKLFRHKHEIESGRTSSVGNDILGFDSEGNVVNKPDSHGGSLEWTKICEKSTKVITFIDLAGHEKYLKTTVFGMTGHLPDFCMLMVGSNAGIVGMTKEHLGLALALNVPVFVVVTKIDMCPANILQETLKLLQRLLKSPGCRKIPVLVQSKDDVIVTASNFSSERMCPIFQISNVTGENLDLLKMFLNLLSPRTSYREEEPAEFQIDDTYSVPGVGTVVSGTTLRGLIKLNDTLLLGPDPLGNFLPIAVKSIHRKRMPVKEVRGGQTASFALKKIKRSSIRKGMVMVSPRLNPQASWEFEAEILVLHHPTTISPRYQAMVHCGSIRQTATILSMDKDCLRTGDKATVHFRFIKTPEYLHIDQRLVFREGRTKAVGTITKLLQTTNNSPMNSKPQQIKMQSTKKGAVTKREDGVPAAGMAAGGPAAGDEAPSTAAAPLTPTALQPLPALDEEPHSREGNKSKVGGGGRRRGGQRHKVKSQGACVTPASGC is encoded by the exons atggcggcggcggagcggagCAGATCCCCGGTTCCCGGGGGGTCCCCGGTGCCGGCCTGTATGTTCGCCCCGGAGCCCGGCTCCCCGGGCGGCCGGCCTCGCGTGGCGGCGGCCGCCTGTCCCCTCCGCGCAGCCTTCGACGGCGAGGACGGCGAGGCGCTCAACGGCGAGCCCGAGATCGACCTCACCAGTAAG ctggtgATGGTGAGTCCAACTTCAGAGCAGTATGACAGTTTGCTCCAGCAGATGTCAGAAAGGATTGATGAGGGATGTGGGGAGACCATCTATGTCATTGGACAAGGATCAG ATGGGACTGAGTACGGGCTGAGCGAGGCAGACATGGAGGCGTCCTATGCCACGTTGAAGAGCATGGCCGAGCAGATCGAGGCAGACGTGATCCTCCTGAGGGAGCACCAGGAGGCCGGGGGCAAGGTGCGCGACTACCTGGTTCGGAAACGTGTGGGTGACAACGACTTCCTGGAGGTCAG GGTAGCAGTAGTTGGCAATGTGGACGCAGGGAAGAGCACCTTGCTGGGTGTGTTGACTCACGGCGAGTTGGACAACGGCCGGGGCTTTGCTCGGCAGAAGCTCTTCCGCCACAAGCACGAGATCGAGTCAGGCCGCACCAGCAGCGTGGGCAACGACATTCTGGGCTTCGACAGCGAGGGCAACGTGGTGAACAAACCTGACAGCCACGGTGGCAGCTTGGAATGGACAAAGATCTGTGAGAAATCCACCAAGGTCATTACTTTCATTGACCTGGCTGGTCACGAAAAATACCTGAAAACCACAGTCTTTGGCATGACCGGCCACTTGCCTGACTTCTGCATGCTTATG GTTGGGAGTAATGCTGGGATTGTTGGAATGACCAAGGAGCACTTAGGCCTGGCGCTTGCACTTAACGTTCCTGTCTTTGTTGTGGTGACCAAGATTGACATGTGCCCTGCCAACATCCTGCAAG AAACCCTGAAGCTGTTACAGCGACTGCTGAAGTCCCCAGGGTGCAGGAAGATTCCCGTGCTGGTTCAGAGCAAGGATGATGTCATTGTAACAGCCTCCAACTTCAGCTCAGAGAG GATGTGCCCAATTTTCCAGATTTCAAATGTTACTGGGGAGAATCTAGATTTGCTGAAGATGTTTCTTAATCTCTTGTCTCCACGGACCAGTTACAGGGAAGAAGAGCCAGCAGAATTCCAGATAGATGATACTTACTCTGTCCCG GGTGTAGGAACAGTCGTCTCTGGGACGACGCTGAGAGGCCTCATCAAGCTAAATgacaccctgctgctggggccagATCCCCTTGGCAACTTCCTCCCCATTGCTGTCAAGTCCATCCACCGCAAGAGGATGCCCGTCAAGGAGGTGCGGGGAGGCCAGACTGCCTCCTTTGCCTTGAAGAAG ATCAAGCGTTCTTCCATCCGGAAAGGCATGGTGATGGTGTCACCCCGCCTGAATCCACAAGCGTCGTGGGAGTTTGAAGCAGAGATTCTGGTGCTCCATCACCCCACCACCATCAGCCCACGATACCAGGCCATGG TGCATTGTGGCAGCATCCGTCAGACAGCCACGATTCTCAGCATGGACAAGGACTGCCTGCGCACAGGGGACAAGGCCACCGTACACTTCCGCTTCATCAAAACCCCGGAGTATTTACACATAGACCAGCGCCTCGTCTTCCGGGAAGGCCGCACCAAAGCCGTGGGTACCATCACTAAG CTACTCCAGACCACCAATAACTCACCAATGAACTCCAAGCCACAGCAGATCAAGATGCAGTCAACAAAGAAGGGAGCTGTTACAAAACGAGAGGATGGTGTTCCCGCCGCTGGGATGGCAGCTGGAggcccagcagctggggatgaGGCCCCCTCAACAGCTGCAGCACCACTAACACCTACTGCCCTGCAACCATTG cctgccctggaTGAAGAGCCCCACAGCCGTGAGGGCAATAAG TCAAAAGTTGGAGGAGGAGGCCGTCGACGTGGGGGTCAGCGCCATAAAGTGAAATCTCAGGGAGCCTGTGTGACTCCTGCCAGTGGCTGCTGA
- the GTPBP1 gene encoding GTP-binding protein 1 isoform X3, whose amino-acid sequence MAAAERSRSPVPGGSPVPACMFAPEPGSPGGRPRVAAAACPLRAAFDGEDGEALNGEPEIDLTSKLVMVSPTSEQYDSLLQQMSERIDEGCGETIYVIGQGSDGTEYGLSEADMEASYATLKSMAEQIEADVILLREHQEAGGKVRDYLVRKRVGDNDFLEVRVAVVGNVDAGKSTLLGVLTHGELDNGRGFARQKLFRHKHEIESGRTSSVGNDILGFDSEGNVVNKPDSHGGSLEWTKICEKSTKVITFIDLAGHEKYLKTTVFGMTGHLPDFCMLMVGSNAGIVGMTKEHLGLALALNVPVFVVVTKIDMCPANILQETLKLLQRLLKSPGCRKIPVLVQSKDDVIVTASNFSSERMCPIFQISNVTGENLDLLKMFLNLLSPRTSYREEEPAEFQIDDTYSVPGVGTVVSGTTLRGLIKLNDTLLLGPDPLGNFLPIAVKSIHRKRMPVKEVRGGQTASFALKKIKRSSIRKGMVMVSPRLNPQASWEFEAEILVLHHPTTISPRYQAMVHCGSIRQTATILSMDKDCLRTGDKATVHFRFIKTPEYLHIDQRLVFREGRTKAVGTITKLLQTTNNSPMNSKPQQIKMQSTKKGAVTKREDGVPAAGMAAGGPAAGDEAPSTAAAPLTPTALQPLSKVGGGGRRRGGQRHKVKSQGACVTPASGC is encoded by the exons atggcggcggcggagcggagCAGATCCCCGGTTCCCGGGGGGTCCCCGGTGCCGGCCTGTATGTTCGCCCCGGAGCCCGGCTCCCCGGGCGGCCGGCCTCGCGTGGCGGCGGCCGCCTGTCCCCTCCGCGCAGCCTTCGACGGCGAGGACGGCGAGGCGCTCAACGGCGAGCCCGAGATCGACCTCACCAGTAAG ctggtgATGGTGAGTCCAACTTCAGAGCAGTATGACAGTTTGCTCCAGCAGATGTCAGAAAGGATTGATGAGGGATGTGGGGAGACCATCTATGTCATTGGACAAGGATCAG ATGGGACTGAGTACGGGCTGAGCGAGGCAGACATGGAGGCGTCCTATGCCACGTTGAAGAGCATGGCCGAGCAGATCGAGGCAGACGTGATCCTCCTGAGGGAGCACCAGGAGGCCGGGGGCAAGGTGCGCGACTACCTGGTTCGGAAACGTGTGGGTGACAACGACTTCCTGGAGGTCAG GGTAGCAGTAGTTGGCAATGTGGACGCAGGGAAGAGCACCTTGCTGGGTGTGTTGACTCACGGCGAGTTGGACAACGGCCGGGGCTTTGCTCGGCAGAAGCTCTTCCGCCACAAGCACGAGATCGAGTCAGGCCGCACCAGCAGCGTGGGCAACGACATTCTGGGCTTCGACAGCGAGGGCAACGTGGTGAACAAACCTGACAGCCACGGTGGCAGCTTGGAATGGACAAAGATCTGTGAGAAATCCACCAAGGTCATTACTTTCATTGACCTGGCTGGTCACGAAAAATACCTGAAAACCACAGTCTTTGGCATGACCGGCCACTTGCCTGACTTCTGCATGCTTATG GTTGGGAGTAATGCTGGGATTGTTGGAATGACCAAGGAGCACTTAGGCCTGGCGCTTGCACTTAACGTTCCTGTCTTTGTTGTGGTGACCAAGATTGACATGTGCCCTGCCAACATCCTGCAAG AAACCCTGAAGCTGTTACAGCGACTGCTGAAGTCCCCAGGGTGCAGGAAGATTCCCGTGCTGGTTCAGAGCAAGGATGATGTCATTGTAACAGCCTCCAACTTCAGCTCAGAGAG GATGTGCCCAATTTTCCAGATTTCAAATGTTACTGGGGAGAATCTAGATTTGCTGAAGATGTTTCTTAATCTCTTGTCTCCACGGACCAGTTACAGGGAAGAAGAGCCAGCAGAATTCCAGATAGATGATACTTACTCTGTCCCG GGTGTAGGAACAGTCGTCTCTGGGACGACGCTGAGAGGCCTCATCAAGCTAAATgacaccctgctgctggggccagATCCCCTTGGCAACTTCCTCCCCATTGCTGTCAAGTCCATCCACCGCAAGAGGATGCCCGTCAAGGAGGTGCGGGGAGGCCAGACTGCCTCCTTTGCCTTGAAGAAG ATCAAGCGTTCTTCCATCCGGAAAGGCATGGTGATGGTGTCACCCCGCCTGAATCCACAAGCGTCGTGGGAGTTTGAAGCAGAGATTCTGGTGCTCCATCACCCCACCACCATCAGCCCACGATACCAGGCCATGG TGCATTGTGGCAGCATCCGTCAGACAGCCACGATTCTCAGCATGGACAAGGACTGCCTGCGCACAGGGGACAAGGCCACCGTACACTTCCGCTTCATCAAAACCCCGGAGTATTTACACATAGACCAGCGCCTCGTCTTCCGGGAAGGCCGCACCAAAGCCGTGGGTACCATCACTAAG CTACTCCAGACCACCAATAACTCACCAATGAACTCCAAGCCACAGCAGATCAAGATGCAGTCAACAAAGAAGGGAGCTGTTACAAAACGAGAGGATGGTGTTCCCGCCGCTGGGATGGCAGCTGGAggcccagcagctggggatgaGGCCCCCTCAACAGCTGCAGCACCACTAACACCTACTGCCCTGCAACCATTG TCAAAAGTTGGAGGAGGAGGCCGTCGACGTGGGGGTCAGCGCCATAAAGTGAAATCTCAGGGAGCCTGTGTGACTCCTGCCAGTGGCTGCTGA
- the GTPBP1 gene encoding GTP-binding protein 1 isoform X1 — MAAAERSRSPVPGGSPVPACMFAPEPGSPGGRPRVAAAACPLRAAFDGEDGEALNGEPEIDLTSKLVMVSPTSEQYDSLLQQMSERIDEGCGETIYVIGQGSDGTEYGLSEADMEASYATLKSMAEQIEADVILLREHQEAGGKVRDYLVRKRVGDNDFLEVRVAVVGNVDAGKSTLLGVLTHGELDNGRGFARQKLFRHKHEIESGRTSSVGNDILGFDSEGNVVNKPDSHGGSLEWTKICEKSTKVITFIDLAGHEKYLKTTVFGMTGHLPDFCMLMVGSNAGIVGMTKEHLGLALALNVPVFVVVTKIDMCPANILQETLKLLQRLLKSPGCRKIPVLVQSKDDVIVTASNFSSERMCPIFQISNVTGENLDLLKMFLNLLSPRTSYREEEPAEFQIDDTYSVPGVGTVVSGTTLRGLIKLNDTLLLGPDPLGNFLPIAVKSIHRKRMPVKEVRGGQTASFALKKIKRSSIRKGMVMVSPRLNPQASWEFEAEILVLHHPTTISPRYQAMVHCGSIRQTATILSMDKDCLRTGDKATVHFRFIKTPEYLHIDQRLVFREGRTKAVGTITKLLQTTNNSPMNSKPQQIKMQSTKKGAVTKREDGVPAAGMAAGGPAAGDEAPSTAAAPLTPTALQPLVSEENTISVLAVCVMVSSVGGRVLQSRSIIPSYLELTLPQEQIEI; from the exons atggcggcggcggagcggagCAGATCCCCGGTTCCCGGGGGGTCCCCGGTGCCGGCCTGTATGTTCGCCCCGGAGCCCGGCTCCCCGGGCGGCCGGCCTCGCGTGGCGGCGGCCGCCTGTCCCCTCCGCGCAGCCTTCGACGGCGAGGACGGCGAGGCGCTCAACGGCGAGCCCGAGATCGACCTCACCAGTAAG ctggtgATGGTGAGTCCAACTTCAGAGCAGTATGACAGTTTGCTCCAGCAGATGTCAGAAAGGATTGATGAGGGATGTGGGGAGACCATCTATGTCATTGGACAAGGATCAG ATGGGACTGAGTACGGGCTGAGCGAGGCAGACATGGAGGCGTCCTATGCCACGTTGAAGAGCATGGCCGAGCAGATCGAGGCAGACGTGATCCTCCTGAGGGAGCACCAGGAGGCCGGGGGCAAGGTGCGCGACTACCTGGTTCGGAAACGTGTGGGTGACAACGACTTCCTGGAGGTCAG GGTAGCAGTAGTTGGCAATGTGGACGCAGGGAAGAGCACCTTGCTGGGTGTGTTGACTCACGGCGAGTTGGACAACGGCCGGGGCTTTGCTCGGCAGAAGCTCTTCCGCCACAAGCACGAGATCGAGTCAGGCCGCACCAGCAGCGTGGGCAACGACATTCTGGGCTTCGACAGCGAGGGCAACGTGGTGAACAAACCTGACAGCCACGGTGGCAGCTTGGAATGGACAAAGATCTGTGAGAAATCCACCAAGGTCATTACTTTCATTGACCTGGCTGGTCACGAAAAATACCTGAAAACCACAGTCTTTGGCATGACCGGCCACTTGCCTGACTTCTGCATGCTTATG GTTGGGAGTAATGCTGGGATTGTTGGAATGACCAAGGAGCACTTAGGCCTGGCGCTTGCACTTAACGTTCCTGTCTTTGTTGTGGTGACCAAGATTGACATGTGCCCTGCCAACATCCTGCAAG AAACCCTGAAGCTGTTACAGCGACTGCTGAAGTCCCCAGGGTGCAGGAAGATTCCCGTGCTGGTTCAGAGCAAGGATGATGTCATTGTAACAGCCTCCAACTTCAGCTCAGAGAG GATGTGCCCAATTTTCCAGATTTCAAATGTTACTGGGGAGAATCTAGATTTGCTGAAGATGTTTCTTAATCTCTTGTCTCCACGGACCAGTTACAGGGAAGAAGAGCCAGCAGAATTCCAGATAGATGATACTTACTCTGTCCCG GGTGTAGGAACAGTCGTCTCTGGGACGACGCTGAGAGGCCTCATCAAGCTAAATgacaccctgctgctggggccagATCCCCTTGGCAACTTCCTCCCCATTGCTGTCAAGTCCATCCACCGCAAGAGGATGCCCGTCAAGGAGGTGCGGGGAGGCCAGACTGCCTCCTTTGCCTTGAAGAAG ATCAAGCGTTCTTCCATCCGGAAAGGCATGGTGATGGTGTCACCCCGCCTGAATCCACAAGCGTCGTGGGAGTTTGAAGCAGAGATTCTGGTGCTCCATCACCCCACCACCATCAGCCCACGATACCAGGCCATGG TGCATTGTGGCAGCATCCGTCAGACAGCCACGATTCTCAGCATGGACAAGGACTGCCTGCGCACAGGGGACAAGGCCACCGTACACTTCCGCTTCATCAAAACCCCGGAGTATTTACACATAGACCAGCGCCTCGTCTTCCGGGAAGGCCGCACCAAAGCCGTGGGTACCATCACTAAG CTACTCCAGACCACCAATAACTCACCAATGAACTCCAAGCCACAGCAGATCAAGATGCAGTCAACAAAGAAGGGAGCTGTTACAAAACGAGAGGATGGTGTTCCCGCCGCTGGGATGGCAGCTGGAggcccagcagctggggatgaGGCCCCCTCAACAGCTGCAGCACCACTAACACCTACTGCCCTGCAACCATTGGTAAGTGAGGAAAATACCATCTCTGTCTTAGCTGTTTGTGTCATGGTTTCATCTGTTGGAGGAAGGGTACTCCAAAGCAGAAGTATTATCCCCTCGTACCTCGAACTCACCTTGCCACAAGAACAAATAGAAATATAA
- the JOSD1 gene encoding josephin-1: MSCVPWKGDKTKSESPEPSQQPPQHIYHEKQRRELCALHALNNVFQDSNAFTRETLQEIFQRLSPNTMVTPHKKSMLGNGNYDVNVIMAALQTKGYEAVWWDKRRDVNAIALSNVMGFIMNLPSSLCWGPLKLPLKRQHWICVREVGGTYYNLDSKLKVPEWIGGESELRKFLKHQLRGKNCELLLVVPEEVEAHQTWRADV; the protein is encoded by the exons ATGAGCTGTGTGCCATGGAAAGGTGACAAGACCAAATCGGAATCGCCAGAGCCATCCCAGCAGCCGCCACAGCACATTTACCATGAGAAGCAGCGCAGGGAGCTGTGTGCCCTCCATGCCCTCAACAATGTCTTCCAGGACAGCAACGCCTTCACCAGGGAAACCCTGCAGGAGATTTTCCAGAG GCTGTCTCCCAACACCATGGTGACCCCCCACAAGAAGAGCATGCTGGGGAATGGGAACTATGATGTGAACGTGATTATGGCAGCACTTCAGACCAAAGGCTACGAGGCGGTTTGGTGGGATAAGCGCAG GGATGTTAACGCCATTGCCCTGTCTAACGTGATGGGCTTCATCATGAACCTGCcctccagcctttgctggggCCCCTTGAAGCTCCCCCTCAAGCGACAGCACTGGATCTGTGTCCGGGAGGTGGGAGGCACCTACTACAACCTCGACTCCAAGCTCAAGGTGCCCGAGTGGATTGGAGGTGAAAGTGAGCTCAG GAAATTTTTGAAACACCAGCTGAGAGGAAAGAACTGTGAACTCCTATTGGTGGTGCCAGAGGAGGTGGAAGCACATCAGACCTGGAGAGCTGACGTGTGA
- the TOMM22 gene encoding mitochondrial import receptor subunit TOM22 homolog, with the protein MAAAASLSPEELLPKGGAGKAEELEDELDEEEEDDEELDETLAERLWGLTEMFPESVRSAAGATFDLSLTVAQKMYRFSRAALWIGTTSFMILVLPVVFETEKLQMEQQQQLQQRQILLGPNTGLSGGMPGALPPLSGKI; encoded by the exons ATGGCGGCCGCGGCGTCCCTGTCCccggaggagctgctgcccaagggCGGCGCGGGCAAGGCCGAGGAGCTGGAGGACGAGCtcgacgaggaggaggaggacgacgAGGAG CTGGACGAGACGCTGGCGGAGCGGCTGTGGGGACTCACGGAGATGTTCCCCGAGAGCGTCCGGTCGGCGGCCGGGGCTACGTTCGACCTGTCGCTGACGGTAGCGCAGAAGATGTACAG ATTCTCTAGGGCAGCTCTGTGGATTGGGACCACCTCCTTCATGATTCTGGTTCTTCCTGTCGTCTTTGAAACCGAAAAACTGCAGATggagcaacagcagcagctgcagcagcgaCAG ATCCTCCTCGGACCCAACACAGGGCTCTCAGGGGGAATGCCAGGGGCCCTGCCTCCGTTGTCTGGAAAAATCTAA
- the CBY1 gene encoding protein chibby homolog 1 isoform X1, giving the protein MPGGKAEQRSMPVVARARNSAPRGSPSSCSACPWGGARRRPGQQRAMPLFGSSFSPKKTPPRKWASLSNLHLLDRSTREVELGLEYGTPTMNLAGQSLKFENGHWVSESGGFLGDRRELQRLRKRNQQLEEENNLLRLKVDILLDMLSETTAESHLMEKELEELKQHSRRKK; this is encoded by the exons ATGCCGGGAGGGAAAGCAGAACAAAGGAGCATGCCGGTGGTGGCCCGTGCGAGGAATAGCGCCCCGCGGGGCTCCCCTTCCAGCTGCTCGGCGTGCCCATGGGGTG GAGCCCGCCGTAGGCCTGGCCAGCAGCGTGCAATGCCTCTCTTTGGGAGCTCCTTCAGCCCAAAGAAGACCCCCCCCAGGAAATGGGCCTCGCTGTCCAACCTGCACCTG ctggataGATCCACCCGTGAGGTTGAGCTGGGCCTGGAATATGGCACCCCCACGATGAACCTTGCTGGCCAGAGCCTGAAGTTCGAAAATGGCCACTGGGTTTCAG AATCAGGAGGCTTCCTGGGGGATCGCAGGGAACTGCAGCGCTTGCGCAAACGAAACCAGCAGCTCGAGGAAGAAAACAACCTACTTCGGCTGAAAGTGGACATTCTGCTGGACATG CTCTCTGAGACCACTGCCGAGTCCCACCTcatggagaaggagctggaggagctgaagcAGCACAGCCGGAGGAAGAAGTGA
- the CBY1 gene encoding protein chibby homolog 1 isoform X2, with protein MGWYGPCPPLRGARRRPGQQRAMPLFGSSFSPKKTPPRKWASLSNLHLLDRSTREVELGLEYGTPTMNLAGQSLKFENGHWVSESGGFLGDRRELQRLRKRNQQLEEENNLLRLKVDILLDMLSETTAESHLMEKELEELKQHSRRKK; from the exons ATGGGGTGGTACGGCCCGTGCCCCCCCCTCCGAG GAGCCCGCCGTAGGCCTGGCCAGCAGCGTGCAATGCCTCTCTTTGGGAGCTCCTTCAGCCCAAAGAAGACCCCCCCCAGGAAATGGGCCTCGCTGTCCAACCTGCACCTG ctggataGATCCACCCGTGAGGTTGAGCTGGGCCTGGAATATGGCACCCCCACGATGAACCTTGCTGGCCAGAGCCTGAAGTTCGAAAATGGCCACTGGGTTTCAG AATCAGGAGGCTTCCTGGGGGATCGCAGGGAACTGCAGCGCTTGCGCAAACGAAACCAGCAGCTCGAGGAAGAAAACAACCTACTTCGGCTGAAAGTGGACATTCTGCTGGACATG CTCTCTGAGACCACTGCCGAGTCCCACCTcatggagaaggagctggaggagctgaagcAGCACAGCCGGAGGAAGAAGTGA